The following are from one region of the Microbacterium sp. cx-55 genome:
- a CDS encoding carbohydrate ABC transporter permease yields MAEFVPVARPRRGSGWFRGPASAHRLFVGPSVLALLVLGVYPLIFIVGAAVTESSLGKPFQEWVGTETFESVLADADTIASLGRTVIYALGVSVASLLLGVITALALHSAVRSGSLVRTLLLLPLITPPVIVGTLWKLIYNPGGGLLATVLGFFGAPRDAIAPLSSTTWALPGIAVADVWEWSPLIALLVFTALLAQDPHTLEAARLDGAHGLGLLRYITLPAVGGVIAAAFFIRLVLAFKVFDLVFMMTSGGPGQSTTTTSYLIYQAALREFDLSKAAVITLLLAVVVTVITVPVALIARRWQAADE; encoded by the coding sequence TTGGCTGAGTTCGTTCCCGTCGCGCGCCCGCGCCGCGGCTCCGGATGGTTCCGGGGCCCGGCGTCGGCGCACCGTCTGTTCGTGGGGCCGAGCGTTCTCGCGCTGCTCGTGCTCGGCGTCTACCCGCTGATCTTCATCGTCGGCGCGGCCGTGACGGAGTCCTCGCTCGGCAAGCCCTTCCAGGAGTGGGTGGGGACCGAGACGTTCGAGTCCGTCCTCGCGGATGCCGACACGATCGCCTCACTCGGCCGCACGGTCATCTATGCACTCGGCGTTTCGGTCGCGAGCCTGCTCCTCGGCGTCATCACCGCTCTCGCCCTGCACAGCGCGGTGCGCAGCGGCTCGCTCGTTCGCACGCTCCTGCTCCTGCCGCTCATCACTCCCCCGGTGATCGTCGGCACCCTGTGGAAGCTCATCTACAACCCCGGCGGCGGGCTGCTCGCGACCGTGCTGGGGTTCTTCGGAGCGCCGCGCGATGCGATCGCGCCTCTGTCGTCGACGACCTGGGCGCTACCGGGTATCGCCGTCGCGGATGTGTGGGAGTGGTCGCCGCTGATCGCACTGCTCGTGTTCACCGCGCTCCTGGCGCAGGACCCGCACACCCTCGAAGCCGCGCGCCTCGACGGCGCGCACGGTCTCGGTCTGCTCCGCTACATCACCCTCCCGGCCGTCGGCGGCGTCATCGCCGCGGCGTTCTTCATCCGGCTCGTGCTGGCGTTCAAGGTGTTCGATCTCGTGTTCATGATGACCTCCGGCGGACCGGGTCAATCCACCACCACCACGTCGTACCTGATCTACCAGGCGGCGCTCCGGGAGTTCGATCTCAGCAAGGCAGCGGTCATCACCCTG
- a CDS encoding ABC transporter substrate-binding protein, protein MSATPRRARSWRPILVPAALAVAALTLASCAGGSASASGEGDVDELTVLLISSHEGASKLLAEEYEAKTGVKINPVIVPYDEIGNTLALDQQSGANTIDVAAPWYVSIGDLADAGAIQDLTDWIADTPSIDEADFIPSIYDPYTLVDGRRYGLPFDGDTHVLFYNKEILARNGFDAPPTTWDEYNEQSRTITANESADGVYGNVIFGQKSPLILGASFANRLAGFGGEFVDADGAPTINTPEAVAAAQSLADSIASAYPTPAETAFGEGNSAWYAGKVAFIENWTDLGVGSQINPDSTVADKWGVTFLPVGGDNTQPRASLVAGFTWVIAANTEKTEQAKDFIEWASSSEVNEELLVADPQTGIDPNRLSSLESEAYGDAYPALQEANRATLNGTLAWPTGKNATQAAEVLTDELAKLIAGEATAQEALDATQAEWEELLG, encoded by the coding sequence ATGTCCGCTACCCCTCGCCGCGCGCGCTCCTGGCGCCCGATCCTCGTTCCGGCCGCGCTGGCGGTTGCCGCGCTGACGCTCGCCTCGTGCGCCGGCGGTTCCGCATCCGCCTCCGGAGAGGGCGATGTCGACGAGCTCACCGTGCTCCTCATCTCTTCTCACGAGGGAGCGTCGAAGCTCCTCGCCGAGGAGTACGAGGCGAAGACGGGCGTGAAGATCAACCCGGTCATCGTTCCGTACGACGAGATCGGCAACACCCTCGCCCTCGACCAGCAGTCCGGCGCGAACACGATCGACGTCGCGGCGCCCTGGTACGTGTCGATCGGCGACCTCGCCGACGCCGGCGCGATTCAGGACCTGACCGACTGGATCGCCGACACCCCGAGCATCGACGAGGCGGACTTCATCCCCTCGATCTACGACCCGTATACGCTCGTCGACGGTCGGCGCTACGGTCTCCCGTTCGACGGCGACACGCACGTGCTGTTCTACAACAAGGAGATCCTCGCCCGGAACGGGTTCGACGCCCCGCCGACCACGTGGGACGAATACAACGAGCAGTCCCGCACCATCACCGCGAACGAGAGCGCCGACGGCGTCTACGGCAACGTGATCTTCGGGCAGAAGTCCCCCCTGATCCTCGGCGCGAGCTTCGCGAACCGCCTCGCCGGCTTCGGCGGCGAGTTCGTGGATGCGGACGGCGCACCGACGATCAACACTCCGGAGGCGGTCGCGGCGGCGCAGTCGCTCGCGGACTCCATCGCTTCGGCGTACCCCACTCCCGCCGAGACCGCGTTCGGCGAGGGAAACTCCGCCTGGTACGCCGGTAAGGTGGCGTTCATCGAGAACTGGACCGACCTCGGCGTCGGCTCGCAGATCAACCCCGACTCCACCGTCGCCGACAAGTGGGGCGTCACGTTCCTACCCGTGGGCGGCGACAACACGCAGCCGCGCGCGTCGCTGGTCGCCGGCTTCACCTGGGTGATCGCGGCCAACACCGAGAAGACCGAGCAGGCGAAGGACTTCATCGAGTGGGCGTCTTCGAGCGAGGTCAACGAGGAGTTGCTGGTGGCCGACCCGCAGACCGGCATCGACCCCAACCGCCTGTCGTCGCTGGAGAGCGAAGCGTACGGCGACGCGTACCCGGCGCTGCAGGAGGCGAACCGCGCGACACTGAACGGCACGCTCGCCTGGCCGACCGGGAAGAACGCGACGCAGGCCGCGGAGGTGCTGACCGACGAGCTCGCGAAGCTCATCGCCGGAGAGGCGACGGCGCAGGAGGCCCTCGACGCCACCCAGGCCGAATGGGAAGAGCTTCTTGGCTGA
- a CDS encoding LLM class flavin-dependent oxidoreductase gives MVSRIILNAFEMSCVTHQAPGLWRHPDNRADRYNRLDYWADLARLLERGTFDAVFLADVVGVYDVYRDSAAPALRDAAQIPVGDPLLQIPVMAAATSHLGFGVTIASTYAQPYALARTLSTLDHFTDGRVGWNVVTSYLNSAARNLGLGEQIPHDDRYEIADEFLDVTYKLWEGSWEDGAAVRDREAGVFTDPELVHPIEHHGRFFDVPGIHLAEPSPQRTPVIFQAGASPRGQEFAARHGEAVFINGLVPELTRTVTDSIRRKAEEIGRPRESVKILTLATVIVAETDEEAQAKHADYRRYVSVEGALALYGGWSGVDLSALDPDEPLQYVDTDAARSALSIFTKADPSRTWTPRDIAEYVGIGGIGPVIVGSAATVADELERWVEVGGIDGFNLAYVVTPGTFEDIVEYLIPELRRRGRVWDEYEGGTLRERISGSAVVPSWHPAHAYRGAYRARRSAADGAAARQPESV, from the coding sequence ATGGTGTCTCGCATCATCCTCAACGCGTTCGAAATGAGCTGCGTCACGCACCAGGCCCCCGGACTCTGGCGTCACCCCGACAATCGTGCCGACCGGTACAACCGACTGGACTACTGGGCAGATCTCGCCCGTCTGCTCGAGCGCGGCACGTTCGATGCGGTGTTCCTCGCCGACGTGGTGGGCGTCTACGACGTGTACCGCGACTCGGCAGCCCCCGCTCTGCGCGACGCGGCGCAGATTCCCGTCGGCGACCCGCTTCTGCAGATCCCCGTCATGGCCGCGGCCACCTCGCACCTCGGCTTCGGGGTGACGATCGCCTCGACCTACGCCCAGCCGTACGCGCTTGCGCGCACGCTCTCGACCCTCGACCACTTCACCGACGGCCGCGTGGGGTGGAACGTCGTCACGTCGTACCTGAACAGCGCGGCGCGCAACCTCGGGCTCGGGGAGCAGATCCCGCACGATGACCGATACGAGATCGCCGACGAGTTCCTCGACGTCACCTACAAGCTCTGGGAGGGATCCTGGGAGGACGGCGCCGCGGTCCGCGATCGCGAGGCCGGGGTGTTCACCGATCCCGAGCTCGTGCACCCGATCGAGCACCACGGCCGGTTCTTCGACGTCCCCGGCATCCACCTGGCGGAACCCTCGCCCCAGCGGACCCCCGTGATCTTCCAGGCGGGTGCCTCCCCCCGCGGGCAGGAGTTCGCCGCGCGGCACGGCGAGGCCGTGTTCATCAACGGTCTCGTGCCCGAACTCACCCGCACGGTCACCGACAGCATCCGCCGTAAGGCCGAGGAGATCGGTCGTCCGCGCGAGAGCGTCAAGATCCTCACCCTCGCGACCGTGATCGTCGCGGAGACCGACGAAGAAGCACAGGCGAAGCACGCCGACTACCGTCGTTACGTCTCCGTGGAGGGGGCGCTGGCACTCTACGGCGGATGGTCGGGAGTCGATCTCTCAGCGCTCGACCCCGACGAACCCCTCCAGTACGTCGACACGGATGCGGCCCGCTCCGCGCTCTCGATCTTCACGAAGGCCGACCCGTCACGCACCTGGACCCCTCGGGACATCGCCGAGTACGTCGGCATCGGCGGTATCGGCCCGGTCATCGTCGGGAGCGCGGCCACCGTCGCCGACGAGCTGGAGCGGTGGGTGGAGGTGGGCGGCATCGACGGGTTCAACCTCGCCTACGTCGTGACGCCCGGCACGTTCGAAGACATCGTCGAATACCTCATCCCCGAGCTTCGCCGCCGCGGCCGGGTCTGGGACGAGTACGAAGGCGGCACGCTCCGCGAGCGGATCAGCGGAAGCGCGGTCGTTCCGTCGTGGCACCCCGCCCACGCCTACCGCGGTGCCTATCGCGCACGTCGCAGCGCCGCCGACGGTGCCGCCGCCCGTCAGCCCGAATCCGTCTGA
- a CDS encoding acyl-CoA dehydrogenase family protein, protein MAIAETRTARTPWSGTADRDELARWDAVALRVADQLGQDALARDRANAQPFAEAELLREAGLTTLLDPVEFGGGGGHWESALRAVRTIARTDGSIAQLLGYHYINSANIALVGAPEERERWYRASTAGRWIWGDSVNPVDPQLTLSVDGDGYRLNGFKRYSTGSGVGDALLINAVVEGGARHGEFAFLVLPYGHPGVELVDDWDNLGQRLSASNTVRYTDVRVDPDQVLGYGTDEPIQSFVTPGIQLVFGNLYLGIAQGALAQARELTRARPNAWFLSAAETYREDPFVQRLYGELVSRVAAVEALADRVNRRFDEIIGRGETVTADDRAGIEIEVAQLKVVSSDTAVDVAQRVFEATGTSSTANRIGLDLHWRNIRTHSLHDPVDYKKLEVGAHFLTGAVQPISLYT, encoded by the coding sequence ATGGCCATCGCCGAAACCCGCACCGCCCGCACCCCATGGAGCGGCACCGCCGACCGTGACGAGCTCGCCCGGTGGGACGCCGTCGCCCTCCGCGTCGCCGACCAGCTCGGACAGGACGCCCTCGCCCGCGACCGCGCCAACGCGCAGCCGTTCGCCGAGGCCGAGCTGCTCCGCGAGGCGGGCCTGACCACGCTTCTCGACCCCGTCGAGTTCGGCGGCGGCGGCGGCCACTGGGAGTCGGCTCTACGCGCTGTGCGGACGATCGCGCGGACCGACGGATCGATCGCCCAGCTGCTCGGCTACCACTACATCAACTCGGCCAACATCGCCCTGGTCGGTGCTCCGGAGGAGCGCGAGCGCTGGTACCGGGCGTCGACGGCGGGCCGGTGGATCTGGGGCGACTCGGTGAACCCGGTCGACCCGCAACTGACCCTCTCGGTCGACGGCGACGGATACCGCCTGAACGGCTTCAAGCGGTACTCGACCGGATCCGGGGTGGGCGACGCGCTGCTCATCAACGCCGTCGTCGAGGGCGGCGCGCGGCACGGCGAATTCGCCTTCCTCGTGCTGCCCTACGGGCACCCGGGTGTCGAGCTCGTCGATGACTGGGACAACCTCGGCCAGCGCCTGTCGGCGAGCAACACCGTGCGGTACACCGACGTGCGCGTCGACCCGGATCAGGTGCTCGGATACGGCACGGACGAACCGATCCAGAGTTTTGTCACCCCCGGCATCCAGCTCGTGTTCGGCAATCTGTACCTCGGGATCGCCCAGGGTGCGCTCGCGCAGGCACGCGAGCTCACGCGGGCGCGCCCCAACGCCTGGTTCCTGAGCGCGGCGGAGACCTACCGCGAGGACCCCTTCGTCCAGCGCTTGTACGGCGAACTGGTCTCGCGGGTCGCCGCGGTCGAGGCCCTCGCCGACCGCGTCAACCGGCGCTTCGACGAGATCATCGGGCGGGGCGAGACCGTGACCGCCGACGACCGCGCGGGGATCGAGATCGAGGTGGCGCAGCTCAAGGTCGTCTCCAGCGACACCGCCGTCGACGTCGCCCAGCGCGTGTTCGAGGCGACCGGGACGAGTTCGACCGCGAACCGGATCGGTCTCGACCTGCACTGGCGCAACATCCGCACGCACTCGCTGCACGACCCGGTCGACTACAAGAAGCTCGAGGTCGGCGCGCATTTCCTGACCGGCGCCGTCCAGCCGATCTCGCTGTACACATGA
- a CDS encoding acyl-CoA dehydrogenase family protein, which produces MSATDYADQLWARLPADVVAAFRPAVEEIAAGAGARDVERELPVKELGLLRDAGLGRARLPIADGGAGLDWPTFGRLLIAISAADSNLPQILRGHFALVEQALTTGDRAFAERWLPRIAAGEITGNAWSEAGGSSIARASTELVADADGVLRIRGRKFYTTGSIFAEWTDAVAHRLSDGVDVSALVRLDQPGVTVLDDWDGFGQRLTGTGTIVFDGAVVEAGDVLPVPERFGYQTVLYQFVLLAVLAGTAHAAVADAADAVRARTRVYSHGSADQARSDPQIQALLGELAASAFAVESVVLAVADALEDSYGAALAERDSPGEEEADRRRRIHGLAEVRAAQAQSFATAAVPKISSRLFDALGASATSRGASLDRHWRNARTVSSHNPVLFKNRWVGEWVLDGTLPQPLWAVGNPTPGA; this is translated from the coding sequence ATGAGCGCGACCGACTACGCAGACCAGCTCTGGGCGCGTCTTCCCGCCGACGTCGTCGCCGCGTTCCGCCCCGCGGTCGAGGAGATCGCTGCGGGGGCCGGCGCGCGCGACGTCGAGCGCGAGCTTCCGGTGAAAGAACTGGGGCTGCTGCGCGACGCGGGGCTCGGCCGGGCACGACTCCCGATCGCCGACGGCGGCGCCGGCCTCGACTGGCCGACGTTCGGGCGGCTGCTGATCGCGATCTCCGCGGCCGACAGCAACCTGCCCCAGATCCTCCGCGGGCACTTCGCGCTCGTCGAGCAGGCGCTGACGACGGGCGATCGCGCGTTCGCGGAGCGCTGGCTGCCGCGCATTGCAGCGGGCGAGATCACGGGCAACGCGTGGAGCGAGGCGGGCGGGTCGAGCATCGCGCGCGCCAGCACCGAGCTCGTCGCCGACGCCGATGGCGTGCTCCGCATCCGGGGCCGCAAGTTCTACACGACGGGCAGCATCTTCGCGGAATGGACGGATGCGGTCGCGCACCGGCTGAGCGACGGCGTCGACGTCTCGGCCCTCGTGCGCCTCGACCAGCCCGGCGTCACGGTGCTCGATGACTGGGACGGCTTCGGCCAGCGGCTGACGGGAACCGGAACCATCGTGTTCGACGGCGCCGTCGTCGAGGCCGGGGACGTGCTGCCGGTGCCCGAGCGATTCGGCTACCAGACCGTGCTCTACCAGTTCGTGCTGCTCGCGGTGCTCGCCGGCACGGCGCACGCCGCGGTGGCCGACGCCGCCGACGCGGTGCGCGCCCGCACGCGCGTGTACAGCCACGGTTCGGCAGACCAGGCCCGCAGCGACCCGCAGATCCAGGCGTTGCTCGGCGAGCTCGCGGCATCCGCCTTCGCCGTCGAGTCGGTCGTTCTCGCGGTGGCCGATGCGCTCGAGGACTCCTACGGTGCGGCGCTCGCCGAACGCGATTCCCCGGGTGAGGAGGAGGCGGATCGTCGACGCCGCATCCACGGCCTCGCCGAGGTGCGCGCAGCGCAGGCGCAGTCCTTCGCGACCGCGGCCGTGCCGAAGATCTCGTCGCGCTTGTTCGACGCGCTCGGCGCCTCGGCCACGTCCCGCGGGGCTTCTCTCGACCGCCACTGGCGGAACGCGCGCACGGTCTCCAGCCACAACCCGGTGCTGTTCAAGAACCGCTGGGTGGGGGAGTGGGTGCTCGACGGCACGCTGCCGCAGCCGCTCTGGGCGGTGGGGAACCCGACGCCGGGCGCGTGA